A region of Etheostoma cragini isolate CJK2018 chromosome 2, CSU_Ecrag_1.0, whole genome shotgun sequence DNA encodes the following proteins:
- the pcyt2 gene encoding ethanolamine-phosphate cytidylyltransferase gives MIKNGHHATNVQQDDAGCKPGGSVCSPEKRKRVVRLWCDGCYDMVHYGHSNQLRQAKAMGDYLIVGVHTDAEISKHKGPPVFTQEERYKMVRAIKWVDEMVEGAPYVTTLETLDKYNCDFCVHGDDITLTVDGKDTYEEVKREGRYRECKRTQGVSTTDLVGRMLLMTKAHHSNMDNPDYQQHTDNFGKGPKGHSPWTGVSQFLQTSQKIIQFASGKEPQPGDTIIYVAGAFDLFHIGHVDFLEMVYKQAERPYVIVGLHFDQEVNRYKGKNYPIMNIHERTLSVLACRYVSEVVIGAPYAVGKDLLDHFKVDLVCHGKTEVFPDKDMSDPYAEPKKRGVFRTVDSGNSLTTDDIVQRIIENRLQFEARNQKKEAKEMAVIEAMKRKEQQEQREGADQEAH, from the exons TTATGACATGGTTCACTACGGTCACTCCAACCAGCTGCGGCAGGCCAAAGCCATGGGAGATTACCTCATAGTTGGAGTGCACACAGATG CTGAGATTTCCAAACACAAAGGTCCTCCGGTCTTCACTCAGGAAGAACGCTACAAGATGGTACGGGCCATCAAGTGGGTGGATGAGATGGTTGAAGGAGCACCTTACGTCACCACCCTGGAGACTCTGGACAAGTACAACTGTGACTTTTGTGTGCACGGAG ATGACATCACGCTGACTGTAGATGGCAAGGATACATATGAAGAGGTGAAGCGGGAAGGCCGTTACCGGGAATGTAAACGCACACAGGGCGTCTCCACCACTGACCTGGTGGGACGAATGCTTCTCATGACCAAAGCCCATCACAGCAACATG GATAACCCAGATTATCAGCAGCATACAGACAACTTTGGGAAA GGCCCTAAAGGCCACAGTCCATGGACAGGTGTGTCACAATTTCTTCAGACCTCCCAGAAGATCATTCAGTTTGCATCAGGAAAGGAACCTCAGCCCGGAGACACCATCATCTATGTGGCCGGGGCATTCGACCTCTTCC ACATTGGCCATGTTGACTTCTTAGAGATGGTCTATAAGCAGGCGGAGAGGCCCTACGTTATCGTTGGTCTGCACTTTGACCAG GAAGTGAATCGGTACAAGGGGAAGAACTACCCAATCATGAACATCCATGAGAGGACACTGAGTGTCCTGGCCTGTCgt TATGTGTCGGAGGTGGTGATTGGTGCTCCCTATGCAGTGGGCAAAGACCTCCTGGATCATTTTAAG GTGGACCTGGTGTGTCATGGCAAGACAGAGGTGTTTCCAGACAAGGACATGTCAGACCCCTACGCT GAGCCAAAGAAGAGGGGGGTATTCAGGACCGTCGATAGTGGGAACAGTCTCACCACCGATGACATTGTCCAGAGAATCATTGAAAACAG GCTGCAGTTTGAAGCCAGGAACCAGAAGAAGGAGGCCAAGGAGATGGCAGTGATTGAGGCGATGAAGAGGAAAGAGCAGCAGGAGCAGAGAGAAGGTGCAGACCAGGAAGCTCACTAG
- the npb gene encoding neuropeptide B yields the protein MERSVRFAVVCVGVSLLISCHPVEAWYKQSTGPSYYSVGRASGLLSGIRRSPYVRRSESEETLMDSGETVGKPVLQETNRQISILKNMAICVKDISPNLKSCELLRDGTGTFQCKADVFLTLDSLDCLSA from the exons ATGGAGAGGTCAGTCAGATTTGCCGTGGTGTGCGTCGGAGTGTCTCTGCTCATCTCCTGCCATCCAGTTGAAGCCTGGTACAAGCAGTCGACCGGGCCCAGTTACTACTCGGTGGGTCGTGCCTCCGGTTTGCTGTCCGGTATCAGGAGGTCGCCTTACGTCCGGAGGTCCGAGTCCGAAGAGACGCTGATGGACAGCGGGGAGACAGTAGGTAAACCCGTGCTTCAAGAGACTAACAGGCAGATCTCCATCCTCAAAAACATG GCCATCTGCGTGAAAGACATCTCTCCAAACCTGAAGAGCTGCGAGCTGCTGCGGGACGGGACGGGCACCTTCCAGTGCAAGGCGGACGTCTTCCTCACTCTGGACTCCCTGGACTGCCTGTCCGCGTGA
- the sgsh gene encoding N-sulphoglucosamine sulphohydrolase, whose product MLLEFFLILASFCIGESKRRNVLLIIADDAGFETEVYNNSVVHTPHLRALAQRSLVFNNAFTSVSSCSPSRSTILTGLPQHQNGMYGLHQGVHNFNSFGGVQSLPLLLSQANVHTGIIGKKHVGPGSVYPFDFAYTEENNSVLQVGRNITRIKLLVRKFFQTHNEEAFERRRKKDENKENIKDEEKPFFLYVAFHDTHRCGHSQPQYGAFCEKFGNGEMGMGRIPDWTPEYYTPEQVKVPPFVPDTPAARADLAAQYTTVSRLDQGIGLVLQELRDAGYENDTLVIYSSDNGIPFPNGRTNLYCSGTAEPMLVSSPEHRERWGDTSQAYVSLLDITPTILEWFSVPYPSYSLPGSPTTLVQLTGRSLLPALVTEPGSWHTVYASQSLHEVTMYYPTRSVHQGAYHLLHNLHYRMPFPIDQDLYVSPTFQDLLNRTKLSEPTHWFKSLEQYYYRERWELFDSRTDPLETRNLVSDPHYSAVLESLRQSLQKWQWETGDPWVCGPDYVLEDKLEPHCRPLYNGL is encoded by the exons ATGCTGCTTgagttttttctcattttggcATCATTTTGCATCGGGGAGTCAAAGAGAAGAAATGTCCTTCTAATAATTG CTGATGATGCAGGTTTTGAGACGGAGGTGTATAACAACTCTGTGGTCCACACCCCCCACCTGCGCGCTCTGGCCCAGCGTAGCCTGGTGTTTAACAACGCCTTCACCTCTGTCAGCAGTTGCTCCCCAAGTCGCTCCACCATCCTCACCGGCCTGCCACAG CACCAGAACGGCATGTACGGGCTTCATCAGGGTGTTCACAACTTCAACTCGTTTGGCGGAGTACAAAGTCTGCCGCTGCTCCTTAGCCAAGCCAACGTGCACACAG GTATAATTGGGAAGAAGCATGTAGGTCCTGGATCTGTATACCCTTTTGATTTTGCCTACACAGAAGAGAATAACTCTGTCCTCCAGGTGGGGAGGAACATCACGCGTATCAAACTCCTGGTACGAAAGTTTTTCCAGACCCATAACGAAGAAGCCTTTGAACGTAGGCGAAAGAAAGACgagaataaagaaaatataaaagatGAAGAGAAGCCGTTTTTCCTTTACGTTGCCTTTCATGACACCCACCGATGTGGACACTCGCAGCCCCAATACGGAGCTTTCTGTGAGAAGTTTGGGAATGGTGAAATGGGGATGGGTAGAATACCTGACTGGACACCAGAATATTACACCCCAGAACAAGTAAAG GTTCCTCCTTTTGTGCCGGACACACCTGCGGCACGAGCTGACTTGGCTGCACAGTACACCACGGTTAGCAGGCTGGACCAAG GTATCGGTTTGGTTCTTCAGGAGCTCAGGGATGCTGGTTATGAGAATGACACTCTGGTCATCTACAGCTCCGATAACGGCATCCCCTTCCCGAACGGCAGAACCAACCTGTATTGCTCGGGGACAGCAGAGCCCATGCTGGTGTCCTCTCCAGAGCACAGGGAGCGATGGGGAGACACCAGCCAGGCCTACGTCAGCCTGCTCG ACATCACTCCCACCATTCTGGAATGGTTCTCTGTTCCCTATCCGTCCTACAGCCTCCCCGGAAGCCCCACCACCCTGGTTCAACTCACCGGTCGCTCCTTACTGCCTGCTCTGGTCACTGAGCCCGGCAGCTGGCACACCGTCTACGCCAGCCAGTCCCTTCACGAG GTAACCATGTACTACCCAACCCGCTCCGTCCACCAGGGGGCGTACCACCTTCTCCACAACCTACACTATCGAATGCCCTTCCCCATCGACCAGGACCTGTATGTGTCACCCACCTTCCAGGACCTGCTGAACCGCACGAAGCTGAGTGAGCCCACGCACTGGTTCAAAAGCCTGGAGCAGTATTACTACAGAGAGCGCTGGGAGCTGTTTGACTCCAG GACAGACCCACTGGAAACGAGGAACCTGGTGTCCGATCCACACTACAGCGCCGTGCTGGAGAGCCTGAGGCAGAGTCTGCAGAAGTGGCAGTGGGAGACGGGTGACCCCTGGGTCTGTGGACCTGACTATGTCCTGGAGGACAAACTAGAGCCACACTGCAGACCACTCTACAATGGACTCTGA
- the gnav1 gene encoding guanine nucleotide binding protein (G protein) alpha v1 — MMGLCLGTEVTEEKKARIHSAKIDRDLYESAKREMNVVKILLLGAAESGKSTLVKQMKIIHSNGFTKQELTSFKPAVLDNLLTSMKFVLHGMGVLRINLANNRNKVHAHTVLSCGRCFDEEQVLFPFLSHALSCLLADQGVRAAAARGYEYELNDSALYFFENLTRITSPDYVPTETDVLRVRLRTTGVIETQFKVNHLIFRMYDVGGQRTERRKWIGCFEDVRAVLFVVSLSGYDMTLVEDPSVNRLQESLKLFSCICNNIFFRSTSMILFMNKIDLFQDKILHSGRHLRLYLPQFKGADCDVDSSARFIAATFVSLNATPSKLIYHHFTTATDTSNVQVVFQVVMDTIIKENLEAVSLL, encoded by the exons ATGATGGGACTGTGTCTCGGTACCGAAGTTACAGAGGAGAAGAAGGCGAGGATACACAGTGCCAAGATAGACAGAGACCTGTACGAGTCGGCCAAGCGGGAGATGAATGTGGTTAAAATACTCCTACTAG GTGCAGCAGAGAGTGGTAAAAGCACTTTGGTCAAACAGATGAAGATCATCCACAGTAATGGATTCACCAAGCAAGAACTCACCAGCTTCAAG CCTGCAGTGCTGGATAACCTCCTGACCTCCATGAAGTTTGTCCTCCACGGCATGGGTGTCCTCCGGATCAACCTGGCTAACAACAGGAACAAG GTCCACGCCCATACTGTCCTGTCGTGTGGGCGGTGTTTTGACGAAGAACAGGTGCTGTTTCCTTTCCTTAGCCACGCCCTGTCCTGTCTGTTGGCCGACCAGGGTGTGAGGGCGGCGGCAGCCCGGGGATACGAGTACGAGCTCAATGACTCAGCGCTTTA TTTTTTTGAGAACCTGACCCGCATCACGTCTCCAGATTACGTTCCCACAGAGACAGACGTTCTGCGAGTAAGACTGAGGACGACCGGTGTGATAGAGACCCAGTTCAAAGTCAACCATCTCATTTTCAG GATGTACGACGTTGGAGGCCAGAGAACTGAGCGGAGGAAGTGGATTGGTTGTTTCGAGGACGTCAGGGCAGTGCTGTTTGTGGTGTCGCTCAGTGGTTACGACATGACCCTGGTGGAAGACCCCTCCGTG aaTCGTCTTCAGGAGAGCCTGAAACTCTTCTCCTGCATCTGCAACAACATTTTCTTCCGCAGCACATCCATG ATTTTATTCATGAACAAGATAGATCTTTTTCAAGACAAGATTTTACACTCTGGGCGACATCTGCGGCTATACCTGCCACAGTTTAAAG gTGCAGACTGCGATGTAGATTCCTCTGCCCGCTTCATCGCTGCCACCTTCGTCTCGCTCAACGCTACTCCCAGCAAACTCATCTACCACCACTTCACCACTGCGACCGACACCTCCAACGTCCAGGTCGTCTTCCAGGTTGTTATGGACACGATAATCAAAGAGAACCTGGAGGCTGTGTCGCTCCTGTAA